The following proteins are encoded in a genomic region of Coffea eugenioides isolate CCC68of chromosome 6, Ceug_1.0, whole genome shotgun sequence:
- the LOC113774949 gene encoding protein S-acyltransferase 24: protein MSSEIEVVEEVEESRDHGRSSPTSAVSTTAKGTGGEIEEESLRNDVYTAAAYGDMEKLQRLVESEGCSVSEPDSLGHYALQWAALNNRTAAAQYIIERGGDVNAADHTGQTALHWSAVRGAIQVAEVLLQEGARVNAADMYGYQTTHVAAQYGQTSFLYYIVTKWNADPDVPDNDGRSPLHWAAYKGFADCIRLLLFLDAYRGRQDKEGCTPLHWAAIRGNLEACTVLVQAGKKEDLMLTDNTGFTPAQLASDKNHRQVAFFLGNARKLLDKRCDGNSRLGKLSKLGLAPVLWCTIFLLLVTYTHSVIMAPNLPKLTAGFALLAWLGVFLATSGLVLFYRCSSKDPGYIKVNMHDSQNTRDDEPLLKMEINHPALLAGNWAQLCSTCKIVRPLRAKHCSTCDRCVEQFDHHCPWVSNCIGKKNKWDFFLFLVVEALAMVITGGVALTRVLTDPLAPSSFGGWLSHAANEHVGAFAFIVSDIFLFSGVAILTAVQASQISRNITTNEVANIMRYSYLRGPGGRFRNRYDHGCKRNCSDFLITGYNEDIERDEESGESEGIGMMQIGRTSNLQNGACHSHQTNGNTDGNGGHVVVNVNKSSNTHQSHVHSSLCTHHKNNQKTDSVPVGLGIGLGGRNSGRSVIAS, encoded by the exons ATGTCTTCGGAGATCGAGGTGGTGGAGGAGGTCGAGGAATCCAGAGATCATGGTCGATCATCGCCTACCTCCGCCGTGTCCACCACGGCCAAAGGCACCGGGGGTGAGATAGAGGAGGAGAGCTTGAGGAACGATGTGTACACGGCTGCGGCGTATGGGGATATGGAGAAGCTGCAGAGATTGGTGGAGAGCGAGGGCTGCTCTGTCTCCGAGCCGGACTCCCTTGGTCACTACGCCCTCCAATGGGCCGCCCTCAATAACCGCACTGCTGCTGCCCAATACATTATTGAG CGTGGTGGAGACGTGAATGCTGCAGATCATACAGGACAAACGGCACTCCATTGGAGTGCAGTTCGGGGTGCTATCCAGGTGGCTGAAGTTTTACTTCAAGAGGGTGCTCGGGTGAATGCAGCTGATATGTATGGCTATCAG ACAACTCACGTTGCTGCGCAATATGGTCAGACATCTTTCCTTTATTACATTGTAACAAAGTGGAATGCTGATCCTGATGTCCCTGATAATGATGGAAGGAGCCCTTTGCACTG GGCTGCATACAAGGGTTTTGCAGACTGTATACGTCTTCTGCTATTTTTGGATGCATATAGAGGAAGACAGGATAAAGAGG GCTGTACTCCTCTACATTGGGCTGCTATCAGAGGTAACTTAGAAGCATGCACAGTGTTGGTACAGGCTGGCAAGAAGGAAGATCTCATGTTGACAGATAATACTGGCTTTACACCAGCACAACTTGCGTCTGATAAGAATCACAGACAAGTTGCATTTTTCCTT GGTAATGCCAGAAAGCTGCTTGACAAACGTTGTGATGGAAACAGCCGCCTTGGGAAACTATCAAAATTGGGGCTTGCTCCTGTTCTTTGGTGCACAATATTTTTGCTTCTTGTGACCTACACTCATTCAGTAATCATGG CTCCAAATCTGCCAAAATTGACAGCTGGCTTCGCTCTTCTCGCATGGCTGGGTGTTTTCCTAGCAACTTCTGGATTAGTTTTGTTTTACAGATGCAGCAG CAAAGATCCAGGTTATATTAAGGTGAATATGCATGATTCCCAGAATACAAGAGATGAT GAACCCTTGCTGAAGATGGAAATAAATCATCCTGCATTACTTGCTGGGAACTGGGCTCAGCTTTGCTCTACCTGCAAG ATTGTTAGGCCTCTTCGTGCAAAGCACTGTTCCACGTGTGATCGGTGTGTTGAACAATTTGACCATCATTGCCCTTGGGTGTCTAATTGCATTGGCAAG AAAAACAAATGGGATTTCTTCTTATTTCTTGTTGTGGAAGCCTTGGCCATGGTGATAACTGGTGGTGTTGCTCTTACAA GAGTCTTGACCGATCCACTAGCTCCATCTTCATTTGGGGGATGGTTGAGCCATGCTGCAAACGAACATGTTGGTGCTTTTGCATTTATTGTCTCAGACATTTTCCTCTTCTCAGGAGTGGCTATCTTGACTGCTGTTCAGGCTTCTCAG ATCTCTCGTAATATTACGACGAATGAGGTAGCAAATATAATGCGGTATAGCTACCTGCGGGGGCCTGGTGGGCGGTTCAGGAATCGTTACGATCATGGGTGTAAGAGGAACTGTTCAGATTTCTTGATAACTGGTTACAATGAAGACATCGAGCGTGACGAGGAATCAGGTGAATCGGAAGGTATCGGGATGATGCAGATTGGGAGGACGTCAAACCTTCAAAATGGGGCATGCCATTCTCATCAAACCAATGGCAACACCGACGGGAATGGTGGTCATGTTGTAGTTAACGTGAATAAGAGCTCAAACACCCATCAGTCTCATGTTCATTCTTCCCTCTGTACTCATCATAAAAACAACCAGAAAACTGATAGCGTTCCTGTAGGATTAGGAATTGGGCTAGGTGGTCGGAACAGTGGGAGATCTGTGATAGCGTCATGA
- the LOC113773474 gene encoding LOW QUALITY PROTEIN: pentatricopeptide repeat-containing protein At5g27460-like (The sequence of the model RefSeq protein was modified relative to this genomic sequence to represent the inferred CDS: inserted 4 bases in 2 codons), translating into MSSADHAMRLELTIKVHTVGKXQEYFETLPDTVSKKVACLHLLHSYVKEMSTDKADALMQKMNSLGLIVNPHPFNEMMKLYIATSQHKKVLAVIVQMKQNRIPRNVLSYXWMNACAELSGVGSAEEVYKEMIHDKNVVMGWSSLSTLANIYQKSGAINQAFWALREAKNKLSSCNRLGYVFLSTIYTSLNKKDEVVRLWKASKEVKGRITCANYMCIFSCLVKLGDIKEAENIFLEWESQCRTFDIRVPNIVLGAYIRNGMMKKAESLFICSLNRGRCRNYKTWEIFTEGWVRSNEMDKTIDTTRRSLSTLEYLPFVLLFSSVCILI; encoded by the exons ATGTCTTCTGCTGATCATGCAATGAGATTGGAATTGACAATTAAAGTGCATACTGTAGGGAA GCAGGAGTATTTTGAAACTTTGCCTGACACTGTTTCTAAGAAAGTCGCCTGTCTCCATCTTCTTCACTCTTATGTTAAAGAAATGTCCACTGACAAGGCCGATGCTTTGATGCAGAAGATGAACAGCTTGGGGCTAATTGTAAACCCTCATCCATTTAACGAGATGATGAAGCTTTACATAGCAACATCTCAACATAAGAAAGTGCTCGCTGTCATAGTGCAAATGAAACAAAATCGAATACCAAGAAATGTCCTATCGTA TTGGATGAATGCGTGTGCAGAGCTGTCGGGTGTTGGATCAGCTGAGGAGGTTTACAAAGAAATGATACATGACAAAAATGTTGTGATGGGATGGAGCTCTTTATCTACTTTGGCAAATATTTACCAAAAATCAGGAGCAATTAACCAGGCTTTTTGGGCACTAAGAGAGGCAAAAAATAAACTATCTAGCTGTAATCGCCTTGGTTATGTATTTTTGTCAACAATCTATACCTCTTTGAACAAGAAGGATGAAGTTGTGCGGCTCTGGAAAGCTAGCAAAGAAGTAAAGGGCAGAATCACATGTGCGAACTACATGTGCATCTTCTCATGTTTGGTGAAACTTGGTGATATTAAAGAAGCTGAAAATATATTTCTTGAGTGGGAGTCACAGTGTAGGACATTTGATATTAGGGTGCCAAACATTGTTCTAGGCGCATACATAAGGAATGGCATGATGAAGAAAGCTGAATCATTATTTATCTGTTCATTGAACAGAGGTAGATGTCGAAATTATAAAACTTGGGAGATATTCACAGAGGGATGGGTAAGGAGCAATGAAATGGATAAAACTATAGATACAACGAGAAGATCCCTTTCTACGTTGGAATATTTGCCTTTCGTTCTATTATTTTCTTCTGTTTGCATCCTCATATAG